From a single bacterium genomic region:
- the aroQ gene encoding type II 3-dehydroquinate dehydratase has protein sequence MHVAIINGPNLNLLGTREPDVYGAETLADVEKKLAALAKELGVKVSFFQGNSEGAIIDYIHSLRGVADAVLINAGGYTHTSVAIRDALSGIALPVYEVHISNVHAREEFRHRSLLSGISVGVICGFGTRGYEYALREAAARA, from the coding sequence ATGCACGTCGCCATCATCAACGGGCCGAATCTGAACTTGCTCGGCACCCGCGAACCGGACGTCTATGGCGCTGAAACGCTGGCAGATGTGGAGAAGAAGCTCGCGGCGCTGGCGAAAGAGCTCGGCGTCAAAGTCTCATTCTTTCAGGGCAATTCGGAAGGCGCGATCATCGACTATATCCACAGCCTGCGTGGCGTCGCGGACGCGGTTCTGATCAACGCAGGCGGCTATACGCATACGTCCGTGGCGATTCGCGATGCACTGTCGGGAATTGCGCTGCCCGTTTACGAAGTGCACATTTCCAACGTGCATGCCCGCGAAGAATTCCGCCATCGCAGCCTTCTCAGCGGCATCTCCGTCGGCGTGATTTGCGGCTTCGGCACGCGCGGATACGAATACGCCCTGCGAGAGGCTGCTGCGCGCGCCTGA
- the sfsA gene encoding DNA/RNA nuclease SfsA, whose protein sequence is MSFPIVIPRNLDLLEGRLLRRYKRFFADVELTDGRVVTAHCVNTGTMEGLTKPGLRVWISPADNPNRKLKFTWELTEVNGEICGSNTALPNKLVHRLLLGRQLPWLASWDELKPEQKYAGNRRIDFWMKRGSRETLVEVKNCHVVYPDGRGYFPDTVSERASHHLRALAESAGPKSRAHVLFVVQFPAKAIRPSDVHDPTFAETAREVRRQGVTFSAIALQHTLTDIIVLGRIPVDLKPYRTERIVQWRKNSKAELEDAKRQSPPPSG, encoded by the coding sequence ATGTCTTTCCCGATTGTCATTCCGCGAAACCTGGACCTCCTCGAGGGTCGTCTTCTGCGTCGATACAAGCGCTTCTTTGCCGACGTCGAACTGACAGACGGCCGTGTCGTGACCGCCCATTGCGTGAACACCGGAACGATGGAAGGCCTCACAAAGCCGGGCCTGCGCGTCTGGATCAGTCCCGCCGACAATCCGAATCGGAAGCTGAAGTTCACCTGGGAACTGACCGAGGTGAATGGAGAGATATGTGGCTCGAACACGGCTCTCCCGAACAAACTCGTGCACCGGTTGTTGCTCGGTCGGCAATTGCCATGGTTGGCTTCTTGGGATGAGCTGAAACCCGAACAGAAGTACGCCGGCAATCGCCGAATCGACTTCTGGATGAAGCGCGGAAGCCGCGAGACCCTCGTCGAGGTCAAGAACTGCCACGTTGTGTATCCAGACGGCCGGGGCTACTTTCCCGACACGGTTTCCGAGCGCGCCAGCCATCACCTGCGCGCCTTGGCTGAAAGCGCTGGGCCGAAGAGCCGCGCGCACGTCCTGTTCGTCGTTCAGTTTCCTGCAAAGGCGATTCGCCCCAGCGACGTACATGATCCGACGTTCGCCGAGACCGCGCGGGAAGTCCGCCGACAAGGCGTGACGTTTTCCGCGATTGCACTTCAGCACACATTGACGGACATCATTGTGCTCGGCCGCATTCCGGTCGATCTGAAGCCCTACCGCACGGAGCGCATCGTCCAGTGGCGCAAGAACTCGAAAGCCGAATTGGAAGACGCGAAGCGGCAATCCCCGCCGCCCTCGGGCTGA